TTCCGTGCCCTTCCCTGCCGGCAGGCAGGCTTCGCCGCGCGCTCGTCATCGGGTACGCGGCGGTGTTTTGACCCCCGTCTGCCTGCTGTGTTTTCGTGCACCGCTGCTGCGAAACGCTGCACCCTTTCCACAACACCTCGAAGATCAGACTAATAAATATACTCGATAATCAAGGCCTTCCACTCCATGGCCATCATGAGCAGCCTTGGCATGGAGTTTGCTTAACCACATTAATATGGTTCGCGATCGATCCGAAGGCATTCTTCCAGACGGCTACCCATCTCTCCTCACCGAGATAAAGGCGCGCATCCAAAGGACGCGGGTCAAAGCAGCCCTCTCGGCCAATTGTGAACTCATCGAGCTCTACTGGGACATCGGGAAAAGCATCGTGGAACGGCAAAGTGTCGAGGGGTGGGGCAGATCGATTGTCGAGCGGCTGGCAGCGGACATCCAACGGGCCTTTCCAGGCATTGGCGGTTTTTCGCCTCAGAACATCTGGAAGATGCGGGC
The bacterium genome window above contains:
- a CDS encoding DUF1016 N-terminal domain-containing protein, giving the protein MVRDRSEGILPDGYPSLLTEIKARIQRTRVKAALSANCELIELYWDIGKSIVERQSVEGWGRSIVERLAADIQRAFPGIGGFSPQNIWKMRA